The Helianthus annuus cultivar XRQ/B chromosome 16, HanXRQr2.0-SUNRISE, whole genome shotgun sequence genome includes a window with the following:
- the LOC110889857 gene encoding probable receptor-like protein kinase At1g49730 isoform X6: MTKRASAFCGFGTKISANYECLGMTTVNEMQQSPNFSNVTLYCSAPLGEERCKKCINAGILFLRNLVKAGDNMTLSICRDATFVAVASQVDDVAAVDLANCFFGVQGLSSTPVITGSSPPNFSPASSPSPSVSVGPSQYSLTIPRTTRHHSYHLSLVPVVGIAVTALATMMLVLMVFLIRRKSKQLKEHEMTTDKTSMERYSQPTKKFQEGPSSMLTKFSYKETKKATNNFSTIIGQGGFGTVYKAQFSDGSIVAVKHMDKVSEQAVEEFCREILLLARLHHRHLVALKGFCIEKHERFLMYEYMANGSLKDHLHTPGVAPLSWQTRIHIAIDVANALEYLHFYCDPPLCHRDIKSSNILLDENFVGKVADFGLAYASKDGSICFEPVNTEIRGTPGYMDPEYLVTQELKEKSDIYSYGVVLLELITSKRAIQDNKNLVESCQPLMTSESRFIELVDPAIGDTFDFDQLQTLVTLVKWCTHREGRARPSIKQVLRLLYECADPTHNGFLEAVVTEKGRNSKGKSHRRDNQSWDARGLASSSSTTRSYCSRSFLLENGSPQSPSNIPSI; encoded by the exons ATGACAAAACGAGCTTCAGCATTTTGTGGATTTGGGACGAAAATTTCCGCTAATTACGAGTGCCTTGGAATGACAACAGTCAACGAGATGCAGCAATCTCCCAATTTTTCCAACGTGACTCTATATTGCAGCGCACCGTTAGGAGAAGAACGTTGTAAAAAGTGTATAAATGCTGGAATTTTGTTTTTGAGAAATTTAGTGAAAGCGGGGGATAATATGACATTGAGCATTTGTAGGGATGCAACGTTTGTTGCTGTTGCTAGCCAAGTTGATGATGTTGCGGCTGTTGACCTTGCTAACTGTTTTTTTGGAGTTCAAGGACTCAGTAGCACTCCTG TTATTACAGGATCATCTCCCCCTAACTTTTCACCTGCTTCATCTCCAAGCCCGTCTGTTTCTGTAGGCCCAAGTCAATACTCTTTGACCATACCTAGAACTACTAGACACCATTCCTACCATCTGTCATTGGTTCCTGTTGTTGGCATTGCAGTTACAGCACTAGCCACTATGATGCTGGTATTAATGGTTTTCCTTATTCGCAGAAAAAGCAAACAACTTAAAGAACATGAGATGACGACCGATAAAACCTCAATGGAAAGATATTCTCAGCCAACAAAGAAGTTCCAAGAAG GTCCATCATCTATGTTAACAAAGTTCAGTTATAAAGAAACTAAAAAAGCAACCAACAATTTTAGTACGATTATTGGACAAGGGGGATTTGGGACTGTATATAAAGCTCAATTTAGTGATGGTTCAATAGTAGCAGTAAAACATATGGATAAAGTTTCTGAACAAGCTGTAGAAGAATTCTGCAGAGAAATTTTGCTTCTTGCTAGGCTTCATCATCGTCATCTTGTTGCCTTAAAAGGATTTTGCATTGAAAAACACGAAAG GTTTCTCATGTATGAATATATGGCAAACGGGAGCTTAAAGGATCATCTTCACA CTCCAGGTGTGGCTCCGCTGAGTTGGCAGACACGAATTCATATTGCAATTGACGTGGCAAATGCTTTG GAATACCTCCACTTCTACTGTGATCCTCCTCTGTGTCATAGAGACATCAAGTCCAGCAATATATTGCTTGATGAGAACTTCGTAGGAAAG GTTGCAGACTTTGGGCTTGCATATGCATCTAAAGATGGATCCATTTGTTTTGAACCGGTTAACACAGAGATCAGAGGAACTCCTG GTTACATGGATCCCGAATACTTAGTCACACAAGAACTAAAAGAAAAAAGCGACATCTACAGTTACGGGGTTGTGCTACTAGAATTAATAACCTCGAAACGAGCTATACAAGACAACAAAAACTTAGTAGAGTCATGCCAACCCCTAATGACATCCGAATCAAGATTCATAGAGCTTGTGGACCCCGCAATCGGAGACacctttgactttgaccaacTTCAAACCCTAGTCACACTTGTCAAATGGTGTACCCACAGAGAAGGGCGGGCTCGTCCTTCAATTAAACAGGTATTAAGGCTTCTATACGAGTGTGCGGACCCCACACATAATGGGTTTCTTGAAGCTGTAGTAACTGAAAAGGGGAGAAACAGTAAAGGTAAATCGCATAGGAGAGACAACCAAAGTTGGGATGCGCGCGGTTTGGCTTCTTCGTCTAGTACAACGCGGTCTTATTGTAGTAGAAGTTTTCTGCTTGAAAATGGATCACCTCAATCTCCTTCAAATATACCCTCCATATAA